One Eurosta solidaginis isolate ZX-2024a chromosome 5, ASM4086904v1, whole genome shotgun sequence DNA segment encodes these proteins:
- the LOC137233556 gene encoding transcription factor kayak, which produces MNNITAEKHSKPLTAAATKPILVPVIRNGATTPSSPINNEHKHASYASDCPLSHIKSSKSKTSRDQKASRSFFNCIGKHLGCHFLQHNTRQTSSSQQKQQQQQQIQQNYMYNSQDDLPSSSTDSFSLSYERGSQTGFHLTGSNIDLTNYHKPHHSQHTSRNTLSSTALSDSLTYSPAFCSFDVDCLIDIYNGDDEGDDVDFSHKVYQQHQHHASDANVAHSCNNFGHNTDCTNSSSDEAEDDADACSLDEGECCKQQKQKQKLQLQQQQHKIKKHDLKQHQRRQQQHVEQKQQNLTATTTATTTHKRIHLSRLSIASSVTRMLNHLASSTSMRSLSCSSTPLRCFKDAKPKECDDVTEHLNGGGRKKCHNTKKHSLPNTLSLSSSSSSSNDSRSSSSGSNSSSGSGCSGSGSGCNSSKSSTASTSNKAKKEKKQQSILRPPVHYVYMKGMSGLYSRVPRYTVCSPYAMH; this is translated from the coding sequence ATGAATAACATCACAGCGGAAAAACACAGTAAGCCATTAACGGCTGCTGCCACCAAACCAATATTAGTGCCCGTTATAAGAAATGGTGCCACAACACCATCATCACCCATAAACAACGAGCACAAGCACGCTTCCTATGCCTCCGATTGTCCACTAAGTCATATCAAATCATCAAAATCTAAAACATCACGCGATCAAAAGGCATCACGCAGTTTTTTCAATTGTATTGGCAAACATTTGGGCTGCCATTTTTTACAACACAATACACGCCAAACTAGTAGCAGTCAACaaaagcaacagcaacaacaacagatacaacaaaactacatgtataatAGTCAAGATGATTTACCAAGCTCATCAACAGACTCATTTTCGCTTAGTTATGAACGTGGCTCACAAACGGGTTTCCATTTGACTGGCTCAAACATCGATCTAACAAATTATCATAAACCACATCATTCACAACATACCTCACGTAATACGCTCTCGTCTACAGCGTTAAGCGATTCATTAACATATTCACCAGCATTTTGTTCATTTGATGTTGATTGTTTGATTGATATCTATAATGGTGATGATGAAGGGGATGATGTAGATTTTTCACATAAAGTATATCAACAACATCAACATCACGCATCCGATGCTAATGTAGCGCATAGTTGTAATAACTTTGGACATAATACAGATTGCACAAATAGCAGTAGTGATGAGGCTGAAGATGATGCTGATGCATGCTCATTAGATGAAGGTGAATGTTGCAagcagcaaaaacaaaaacagaaattgcaacttcaacagcaacagcataaaattaaaaaacatgaTTTGAAGCAACATCAGCGTCGACAACAACAGCATGTtgagcaaaaacaacaaaatttaactgcaacaacaacagcaacaacaacacataAGCGTATACATTTAAGTCGTTTATCGATTGCCTCTTCCGTAACGCGTATGTTAAATCATTTGGCTAGCAGCACATCAATGCGTTCGCTATCATGCAGCAGCACACCGTTGCGTTGCTTCAAGGATGCGAAACCGAAAGAATGTGATGACGTAACGGAACATTTAAATGGCGGCGGCCGTAAGAAGTGCCACAACACTAAAAAGCATAGTTTACCAAATACATTATCGCTTTCGTCGTCGTCATCCTCATCAAACGATAGCCGTAGCAGTAGCAGTGGCAGCAATAGCAGTAGCGGTAGCGGTTGTAGTGGTAGCGGTAGTGGCTGCAACTCATCCAAAAGCAGCACCGCTAGCACAAGCAACAAAGCAAAGAAAGAGAAGAAGCAACAGAGCATATTAAGACCGCCAGTGCATTATGTTTATATGAAGGGTATGTCTGGTTTGTATTCGCGTGTGCCACGCTACACAGTTTGCTCGCCATATGCGATGCATTAG